A single region of the Lagopus muta isolate bLagMut1 chromosome 24, bLagMut1 primary, whole genome shotgun sequence genome encodes:
- the LOC125684282 gene encoding uncharacterized protein LOC125684282: MPPLQGDGEGRWQCFRSLMSSSSDAQHQLPLGPEPCACMFPLPLSIRSHLCSPGTWSPSILLFPISSRCLFPSEALIRSYSITLPFPPFPTRFLVRPLHRSLSALCSPRMAPHHPCSPRTTTSTFQAPPLTPSPGTCSTAVILSVQQALISPPHLCDVTAALSTRPRQPGLAPCSHSPFRLFLFLWCRAQNGRQFLPKRLPAPLCSGQGPPCQRKLCLRSSGGCYLVTITCLFLCDLDMAGSHQPKSPNVMLLPMEAFQDAPVSLWLCRDQLLGWAGWLPWRIKLICKSSAYVNWTESFLQPPVLGCCSVPCKFYFSLGLLSLTLAVVLTSSSSPFTLPFPCTCNSLSWLFLSVSFSSWCILCQPLFLHAFLRGSH; the protein is encoded by the coding sequence ATGCCACCCCTGCAAGGTGATGGGGAGGGGAGGTGGCAGTGCTTCAGATCCCTCATGAGCAGCTCAAGTGATGCCCAGCACCAGCTTCCCCTCGGACCTGAGCCATGTGCATGTATGTTCCCTCTTCCCCTCTCCATTCGCTCCCATCTCTGCTCCCCAGGCACCTGGTCTCCTTCCATCCTGTTGTTTCCCATTTCCAGCCGCTGCCTTTTCCCTTCTGAAGCACTTATCAGGTCTTATTCCATAAccctcccctttcctcccttcccaacCAGGTTTCTCGTCCGCCCTCTGCACCGCAGCCTCTCTGCCTTGTGTTCTCCTAGGATGGCGCCCCACCATCCCTGCTCCCCCAGGACCACCACCAGCACTTTCCAGGCTCCTCCTCTCACTCCTTCCCCTGGCACATGTTCCACTGCAGTCATCCTCTCAGTACAGCAGGCCCTGATTTCTCCCCCTCATCTCTGCGACGTCACGGCTGCTCTCTCCACACGCCCACGGCAGCCAGGTTTAGCTCCCTGCTCTCACTCTCCTTTcaggcttttccttttcctctggtGCAGAGCCCAGAACGGGAGGCAGTTCCTTCCAAAACGACTTCCTGCTCCCCTGTGCTCAGGGCAGGGGCCGCCTTGCCAGAGGAAGCTTTGTTTGCGGTCCAGTGGAGGTTGCTACCTGGTGACAATAACTTGCTTGTTCCTTTGTGACCTGGATATGGCAGGCAGCCATCAACCAAAGAGCCCAAATGTAATGCTGCTCCCCATGGAGGCCTTCCAGGATGCTCCAGTCTCTCTTTGGCTGTGTAGGGACCAGCTGCTTGGCTGGGCTGGCTGGCTGCCTTGGCGTATAAAACTAATTTGCAAATCGAGTGCCTACGTGAATTGGACTGAATCCTTCCTCCAACCTCCTGTCCTTGGCTGTTGTTCTGTCCCTTGCAAGTTTTATTTCAGCCTCGGGCTGCTCTCTCTGACTCTTGCTGTAGTGCTGACTTCCAGTTCCAGCCCATTTACCCTGCCTTTCCCATGCACCTGCAATTCTTTGTCCTGGCTTTTCCTCTCGGTCAGCTTTTCCTCCTGGTGCATTTTGTGTCAACCACTTTTCCTCCATGCGTTCCTGCGTGGGAGTCATTAG